From Cecembia calidifontis, one genomic window encodes:
- a CDS encoding HEPN domain-containing protein, with protein sequence MESFRTEIENPIVQKDIIELERKIRLFREGKIDEEKFRSLRLARGVYGQRQPGVQMIRIKLPYGRVTGNQLKRICDVSDKYSTGKLHITTRQDIQIHYVSLDETPQLWAELEKDDVTLREACGNTVRNVTASEIAGIDPNEPFDVTPYADAVFRYFLRNPICQEMGRKFKMAFSSSDEDTALSYLHDLGFIPKVKTVNGEEIRGFKVLLGGGLGSQPRHGDVITDFLATEELIPFIEGVLRIFDRHGERARRLKARMKFLINEIGTEEFLKLVAEEKKALPYKTYPIDVDDYEASKSLPNPKLVEVTEPLDLAYEQWKLTNVIPQKQAGYVAIGVKVLLGDFTTAQARFIADLAQQYANNEIRFTLRQNFLIRDVKEELVPYFYQELKKIGLADYGYNSLGDITACPGTDTCNLGIASSTGIARELEKVIAQEYPQYLKSKDLTIKISGCMNACGQHNMAHIGFQGMSLKAGKTVFPALQVLLGGGNIGDGNGRFADKVIKIPSKRGPQALRILLDDFAQHQEAGEDFLHYYDRKGQMYFYDILKSLTNTDTLTEEDQVDWGNDDAYKVAVGVGECAGVVIDLVATLLLEAREKLDLSKEAFVEKRWSDSIYHTYAAMVNAAKAILLSESKSTNSYANIVNLFDETFVETGKIAIEGTLKDIIYQINQHEPSEAFARSYFEDAGKVFEAISAYREKEVLA encoded by the coding sequence ATGGAAAGCTTTAGAACCGAGATTGAGAATCCCATCGTCCAAAAGGACATCATCGAATTGGAACGGAAAATCCGGCTTTTTCGGGAGGGGAAAATAGATGAGGAGAAATTCCGTAGCCTTCGCTTGGCGCGTGGGGTCTATGGACAGCGGCAGCCGGGTGTGCAAATGATCCGTATCAAATTACCTTATGGACGTGTTACGGGTAACCAGCTAAAACGCATCTGTGATGTTTCTGACAAGTATTCCACTGGCAAACTACATATTACCACCCGTCAGGATATTCAGATCCATTACGTGAGTTTGGACGAAACCCCCCAACTCTGGGCCGAACTGGAAAAAGACGATGTGACCTTAAGAGAAGCTTGTGGCAATACGGTCAGAAACGTGACTGCTTCCGAAATTGCGGGCATCGATCCCAACGAACCTTTTGATGTAACCCCTTATGCAGATGCAGTATTTCGATATTTCCTCAGAAATCCCATTTGCCAGGAAATGGGCCGAAAGTTTAAAATGGCATTCTCTTCTTCGGACGAAGATACCGCACTTTCCTACTTGCACGACTTAGGCTTCATTCCAAAAGTTAAAACTGTAAATGGCGAAGAAATTAGAGGGTTTAAGGTTTTATTGGGAGGAGGCCTGGGATCCCAACCACGACATGGGGATGTAATCACAGATTTTCTTGCCACAGAAGAATTGATTCCTTTCATAGAAGGGGTTCTAAGGATATTTGACAGGCACGGCGAACGTGCCAGAAGGTTGAAGGCTCGGATGAAATTCTTGATCAATGAAATTGGAACCGAAGAATTTTTGAAGTTAGTAGCGGAAGAGAAAAAAGCCTTACCCTATAAAACCTATCCCATTGATGTTGATGATTACGAGGCAAGCAAAAGTCTTCCCAATCCTAAATTGGTAGAGGTTACGGAACCACTTGATCTGGCTTACGAGCAATGGAAATTGACCAATGTAATCCCTCAAAAACAAGCTGGTTATGTAGCCATTGGAGTGAAAGTCTTGCTGGGAGATTTTACCACTGCACAGGCACGGTTCATAGCCGACCTGGCACAGCAATATGCCAATAATGAAATCCGTTTTACACTCAGGCAAAATTTCCTGATCCGGGACGTGAAGGAGGAGTTAGTTCCTTATTTCTATCAGGAGCTAAAAAAAATAGGATTAGCAGATTATGGCTACAATTCTTTGGGAGATATCACCGCTTGTCCGGGAACAGATACCTGTAATCTGGGAATTGCAAGCAGTACAGGGATAGCCAGGGAATTGGAGAAAGTGATTGCGCAAGAATATCCGCAATATTTAAAATCCAAGGATCTGACCATTAAGATTTCCGGATGTATGAATGCCTGCGGACAGCACAACATGGCACATATCGGTTTCCAGGGCATGTCTTTGAAAGCCGGGAAAACCGTATTTCCCGCCCTACAGGTTTTGTTGGGGGGAGGAAATATAGGAGATGGCAATGGACGTTTTGCGGATAAGGTGATCAAAATCCCAAGCAAAAGAGGGCCACAAGCTTTGAGAATTTTATTGGATGACTTTGCACAACATCAGGAGGCAGGAGAAGATTTCCTTCACTACTACGATCGCAAAGGACAAATGTACTTCTACGATATCCTCAAAAGCTTGACCAATACGGATACCCTTACTGAAGAAGATCAGGTGGATTGGGGCAATGATGACGCTTACAAAGTGGCTGTGGGTGTTGGAGAGTGTGCCGGAGTGGTGATTGACTTGGTTGCTACCTTGCTGTTGGAAGCCCGGGAGAAGTTGGATTTATCCAAAGAGGCCTTTGTGGAAAAACGTTGGTCTGATAGCATTTACCATACCTATGCCGCTATGGTCAATGCAGCCAAAGCCATCTTATTGTCCGAAAGCAAAAGCACCAATTCCTATGCGAATATTGTGAATTTGTTTGATGAGACCTTCGTGGAGACTGGAAAGATAGCCATCGAAGGGACGCTCAAGGACATCATTTATCAAATCAATCAACACGAACCTTCAGAAGCTTTTGCCAGATCCTATTTTGAGGATGCAGGAAAAGTTTTTGAAGCCATCAGTGCATACAGAGAAAAGGAGGTACTCGCATGA
- a CDS encoding phosphoadenylyl-sulfate reductase: protein MSLKKNLPNLSNKISSLSPWEGIALLSDLFHKKVVFSTSLGQEDQVITQMIAAHHLPVEIFTLDTGRLFPETLDLIARTESRYKTRIKVYYPERESVENLVGSIGINGFYESIENRKSCCQVRKVEPLKRALFSKSVWITGLRAEQSANRKAMHKIEWDDANQIIKYNPLLDWSYDQMIAYIKENNIPYNPLHDKNFISIGCAPCTRAIQPGENPRAGRWWWEDSKKECGLHGGKSESLETRPKIQDTRAIKNISSGFQPKDQVI, encoded by the coding sequence ATGAGCCTAAAGAAGAATTTGCCTAACCTAAGTAACAAAATAAGCTCCCTCTCCCCATGGGAAGGAATAGCTTTGCTGTCAGACTTATTCCACAAAAAAGTCGTTTTTTCAACCTCTTTGGGACAAGAAGATCAGGTGATTACCCAAATGATAGCCGCACATCATTTGCCTGTGGAGATTTTCACTTTGGATACCGGGCGTTTATTTCCTGAGACCCTTGACTTGATTGCTCGGACGGAAAGCCGCTACAAAACCCGCATTAAAGTCTATTATCCTGAAAGAGAATCTGTCGAGAACTTAGTGGGTTCAATTGGAATCAACGGCTTCTATGAATCTATAGAAAATAGAAAATCCTGTTGTCAGGTTAGAAAAGTAGAGCCTTTAAAAAGGGCATTATTTTCAAAAAGTGTTTGGATAACTGGTTTAAGGGCTGAACAAAGTGCCAACAGGAAGGCTATGCATAAAATCGAATGGGATGATGCCAATCAGATCATCAAATACAACCCGCTACTGGATTGGTCTTATGACCAAATGATTGCCTACATCAAAGAAAATAACATTCCCTACAATCCCTTGCATGACAAAAATTTTATCAGCATAGGCTGCGCCCCTTGTACCCGAGCCATCCAACCCGGAGAAAACCCTAGGGCAGGCAGATGGTGGTGGGAAGATTCAAAGAAGGAATGTGGATTGCATGGAGGTAAAAGCGAGAGTTTAGAAACTAGACCTAAGATTCAAGACACAAGAGCAATCAAGAATATTAGCAGTGGATTTCAACCTAAGGACCAGGTAATTTAA
- the cysD gene encoding sulfate adenylyltransferase subunit CysD: MPTIYFNPKEAESIYILREVAAQFERPVLLFSGGKDSITLVRLAQKAFYPAKIPFPLLHIDTGHNFPETIQFRDELVKELGLELIVRNVQDSIDQGKVREEKGRYASRNTLQTTTLLDAIEEFKFDACIGGARRDEEKARAKERVFSVRDDFGQWDEKNQRPELFDMLNGRIDQGQNVRVFPISNWTELDVWEYIKTENIKIPSIYFAHKREVFFRDGLIWTANEHVYREPHEEVVEKMVRFRTVGDMTCTAAVLSQADTLDAVVEEIRQSTISERGARIDDKRSEAAMEKRKKVGYF; the protein is encoded by the coding sequence ATGCCAACCATATATTTCAATCCTAAAGAAGCAGAATCCATCTATATCCTAAGAGAGGTAGCGGCACAATTTGAGCGGCCGGTTTTGCTCTTTTCGGGAGGAAAGGATTCCATTACTCTGGTGCGTTTGGCGCAGAAGGCATTTTATCCTGCCAAGATTCCTTTTCCATTACTGCACATTGATACAGGGCACAACTTCCCTGAGACCATTCAGTTCAGGGATGAATTGGTTAAGGAATTGGGCTTGGAACTGATCGTGCGTAATGTACAGGATTCCATAGACCAAGGAAAGGTCAGGGAAGAAAAAGGCCGCTATGCCAGCAGGAATACCCTTCAAACTACCACCCTTTTGGATGCGATCGAAGAATTCAAATTCGATGCCTGCATAGGAGGTGCAAGGAGGGATGAAGAAAAAGCAAGGGCAAAAGAGCGGGTATTCTCTGTACGGGATGATTTTGGACAATGGGATGAAAAAAACCAACGCCCCGAACTCTTTGATATGCTCAACGGAAGAATCGACCAAGGGCAAAATGTTCGGGTATTTCCGATTTCCAACTGGACGGAATTGGATGTATGGGAGTACATCAAAACAGAAAATATCAAAATCCCATCCATTTATTTCGCGCACAAGCGGGAGGTATTCTTCCGGGATGGCTTAATCTGGACAGCAAACGAACATGTGTACAGGGAACCACATGAAGAAGTGGTCGAGAAAATGGTGCGCTTCCGAACTGTCGGCGATATGACATGTACAGCGGCAGTACTCTCCCAAGCCGATACACTGGACGCTGTGGTCGAAGAAATCCGCCAATCTACCATTTCAGAACGCGGTGCTAGAATTGACGACAAACGCTCAGAGGCAGCGATGGAGAAGCGTAAAAAGGTAGGGTATTTCTGA
- a CDS encoding sulfate adenylyltransferase subunit 1, with protein MENRKLIKIATAGSVDDGKSTLIGRLLYDTGSLTTDKLEAIEKTSRQRGFDYLDFSLATDGLVAEREQGITIDVAHIYFNTDKTNFIVADTPGHVEYTRNMVTGASTSQVAIILIDARKGVIEQTYRHFFISNLLRLSHVVVTINKMDLVGYDEDVFLKIKSDFDALVEKSCFRTEQITFIPISALKGENIAKKSTEMPWYVGNTLLDHLEVLEPEDLQEQAFARFPVQYVIRPKTDAFHDFRGFSGKLYGGNLQVGDQVTILPSFTESKIKSIQFFDRQLEVAVPGSSVTITLEDEVDISRGDMIVKSTELPSSEKSITATICQVNHKPLKVGEKYTLQHGVNRVLARVESIHSKIQTDFSGEESTDALKLNDIGKVSFKLSKAIHFDPYQVNRSNGSFILIDEGTHDTVSVGFIEARN; from the coding sequence ATGGAAAATAGAAAACTTATAAAAATAGCTACCGCAGGATCCGTGGATGATGGGAAAAGTACCTTGATTGGAAGATTATTGTACGATACGGGATCCTTGACCACTGACAAATTGGAGGCAATTGAAAAGACCAGCCGTCAGCGGGGATTTGATTACTTGGATTTTTCCTTGGCTACGGATGGTTTGGTGGCAGAGCGGGAACAAGGCATCACCATTGATGTGGCGCATATTTATTTCAATACGGATAAGACCAACTTTATCGTAGCGGATACGCCCGGACACGTGGAGTACACCCGCAATATGGTTACAGGTGCCTCTACTTCTCAAGTAGCTATCATCCTGATTGATGCCAGAAAAGGAGTTATCGAGCAAACCTACCGGCATTTCTTTATCAGTAATTTGCTTCGATTGAGCCATGTGGTGGTTACCATCAACAAAATGGACTTAGTGGGATATGATGAAGACGTATTCCTGAAAATCAAGTCAGATTTTGACGCTTTGGTGGAGAAAAGCTGCTTTAGAACTGAACAGATTACCTTTATTCCAATTTCCGCATTAAAAGGAGAAAACATCGCCAAGAAGTCAACCGAAATGCCTTGGTATGTAGGCAATACCTTGCTGGATCATTTGGAAGTATTGGAGCCGGAGGACCTGCAGGAACAAGCGTTCGCGAGGTTTCCTGTGCAGTATGTGATCCGTCCTAAGACTGATGCCTTCCATGATTTCAGAGGATTTTCGGGAAAATTGTATGGAGGAAATCTACAGGTTGGCGATCAGGTAACTATCCTGCCATCCTTCACGGAATCCAAAATCAAATCCATTCAATTTTTCGATCGGCAGTTAGAGGTGGCTGTTCCCGGTTCATCGGTTACTATTACCTTAGAGGATGAAGTGGATATCAGCAGGGGAGATATGATTGTGAAGTCTACGGAATTGCCCAGCTCTGAGAAAAGCATCACAGCAACTATCTGTCAGGTCAATCATAAGCCATTGAAGGTTGGTGAGAAATATACCTTGCAGCATGGCGTGAACAGGGTATTGGCAAGAGTGGAATCCATCCACTCCAAAATACAAACCGATTTCAGCGGAGAAGAAAGTACCGATGCTTTGAAATTAAATGATATTGGCAAAGTGAGCTTCAAACTCAGCAAAGCTATCCACTTCGATCCCTACCAAGTCAACCGTTCCAATGGCAGCTTTATCCTGATTGATGAAGGCACGCATGATACGGTCAGTGTAGGTTTTATAGAGGCGAGAAATTAG
- a CDS encoding TonB-dependent receptor domain-containing protein → MKFLLSYLYILILLILSPKLQAQTFTIKGKVTDRESNQPMEFANIALLNVSDSSLVTGGMSDLDGTFSFETDQSGDFLLRVGFIGYENYFRKINLADKEVLNVGNLRVRPDATNLEEVVVEGVTSMFESDIDKRTYNVENSIVAEGATATELLETLPSIQVDDEGGISMRGSGNILIYINGRPSNLSGDDAESILAQFPANSIKSVELITNPSSRYDAAGVGGIINIILKKNEKTGFNGQTNFSLGTRDKYQAGINMNYGTGIANIYASYNYQDRRLFREGEGLRQSFLPSTSAFLDQDNYGENFNVNHLLRTGIDLNFTENKTLGFYVQGNFRDRTAFDQLNQRNENNLRQLDSLFVRNTDDSRTSYNIETGLNYTWDIDTLGQRLFSSISYSYDNRFQEEIYDQLFFNQFNQEIPTNRLLQINERPQSSHFYVLQLDYEKPFANGGKLESGLKGTFGEWDRGQDFFQGDASTEFIPVRSDLFSDGFNFKEDVYAAYLSYRNKIGKLGYQGGLRGEYTETRSIQERNQNEVINNYFNLFPSLYFSYDLGKEEEFTANFSRRISRPNMWALAPIFRVSDLFNLSVGNPFLQPELTNSYEVGYMKGWEKYLLNATVYHRFSTNILTRVIRLDDNNVAIQTRENANSRSATGFELVNQIQVTQWFDATLTGNVFYSEIIGDNIEAGFNNSNLSWTVALLGNMAIPNFATVQIQGNYRGPIVLPQGEIEPMWGINAGVRKNIMNNKATVSLNVSDIFNTRIFRIRTEDSRFVQDRMFNRETRIGTISFAYRFGGFKDRNGRSRDREEFEEDMDF, encoded by the coding sequence ATGAAATTTCTTTTATCATATTTATACATCTTGATCCTCCTTATTTTAAGCCCAAAGCTTCAGGCCCAAACTTTTACCATAAAAGGGAAAGTAACAGACAGAGAGTCCAATCAGCCCATGGAATTTGCCAATATTGCCTTGCTGAATGTGTCGGATTCCTCACTTGTGACAGGCGGAATGAGTGATTTGGATGGTACTTTTTCATTCGAGACCGATCAAAGCGGGGATTTTTTGTTAAGGGTTGGTTTTATCGGCTATGAGAATTACTTCAGAAAAATCAACCTGGCCGACAAAGAGGTGCTGAATGTGGGGAATTTAAGGGTCAGGCCTGATGCGACTAACTTGGAAGAAGTGGTAGTGGAAGGGGTTACCTCCATGTTTGAAAGTGATATTGATAAAAGAACCTACAATGTGGAAAACAGCATTGTGGCGGAGGGAGCAACTGCGACAGAATTATTGGAAACTTTACCATCCATTCAGGTAGATGATGAAGGAGGAATTTCTATGCGGGGCAGTGGAAATATCCTGATTTACATCAATGGCCGGCCTTCTAACCTTTCCGGAGATGACGCTGAGAGTATTTTGGCCCAGTTTCCGGCCAACAGCATCAAATCTGTGGAATTGATTACCAACCCTTCCTCCAGATATGATGCCGCGGGAGTAGGTGGCATCATTAATATCATCCTTAAAAAAAATGAAAAAACAGGTTTCAATGGGCAAACCAACTTTTCTCTGGGAACCAGAGATAAATATCAAGCGGGTATTAACATGAACTACGGTACAGGTATTGCCAATATTTATGCCTCCTATAATTATCAGGACAGAAGGTTGTTCAGGGAAGGAGAAGGATTAAGGCAGTCTTTCTTGCCAAGCACTTCTGCATTTTTGGATCAGGACAATTATGGAGAAAACTTCAATGTGAATCACTTATTGAGGACGGGTATCGATTTGAATTTTACAGAAAATAAAACCTTGGGGTTCTATGTGCAGGGAAATTTCAGGGATAGAACGGCCTTTGATCAGCTTAATCAGAGAAATGAAAATAACCTACGGCAATTGGACAGTTTGTTTGTGAGAAATACAGACGACAGCAGAACAAGTTACAACATAGAAACCGGGCTTAATTACACTTGGGACATTGATACCCTAGGTCAGCGGCTGTTCAGTTCCATTTCCTACTCTTATGACAACAGGTTCCAAGAAGAAATTTACGATCAATTGTTTTTCAACCAATTCAACCAGGAAATACCCACCAATCGATTATTGCAAATCAACGAAAGACCTCAGAGCAGTCATTTTTATGTTTTACAGCTGGACTATGAAAAACCTTTTGCCAACGGCGGCAAGCTTGAGTCGGGCCTAAAAGGGACTTTCGGTGAATGGGACAGAGGCCAGGACTTTTTCCAAGGCGATGCCAGCACAGAGTTTATCCCAGTAAGAAGCGATTTGTTCAGTGATGGCTTCAATTTTAAAGAAGATGTATATGCCGCCTATTTGAGTTACCGAAATAAAATCGGGAAATTGGGCTACCAGGGTGGATTGAGAGGGGAATATACAGAAACGCGATCTATTCAAGAAAGGAACCAAAATGAGGTGATCAATAATTATTTCAATCTTTTCCCCAGCCTGTATTTTTCTTATGACTTGGGAAAAGAAGAGGAGTTTACTGCTAATTTTAGCAGAAGGATTTCCAGACCCAATATGTGGGCTTTGGCTCCCATTTTTAGGGTGTCTGATTTGTTTAATCTTTCCGTAGGGAATCCATTTCTACAACCTGAACTCACCAACAGCTATGAGGTAGGATACATGAAAGGATGGGAAAAGTACTTGCTAAACGCCACAGTGTATCATAGGTTTTCCACCAATATCCTCACCAGGGTCATCCGTCTGGATGACAATAATGTCGCCATACAGACCAGGGAAAACGCCAACAGCAGAAGTGCTACCGGTTTTGAATTGGTCAACCAAATCCAGGTAACCCAATGGTTTGATGCTACCCTTACCGGGAATGTTTTCTATTCCGAAATTATCGGAGACAATATTGAAGCAGGATTTAACAATTCCAACTTGAGTTGGACCGTTGCTTTATTAGGAAATATGGCCATCCCAAATTTTGCCACGGTGCAGATACAAGGTAACTATAGAGGTCCGATTGTATTGCCACAAGGGGAAATTGAACCCATGTGGGGCATTAATGCAGGAGTTAGAAAAAATATCATGAATAACAAGGCCACTGTGAGTCTGAATGTCAGTGATATTTTCAATACGCGGATTTTCAGAATCAGAACAGAGGACTCAAGGTTTGTTCAGGACAGGATGTTTAACAGGGAAACCAGAATCGGCACCATTTCCTTTGCCTATAGATTTGGTGGTTTTAAAGATCGGAACGGAAGAAGTAGAGATAGAGAAGAATTTGAAGAAGATATGGACTTTTAG
- a CDS encoding DUF2061 domain-containing protein, translating to MILDQPIKKFFINKNGRDSNVKSLAKSISWRAVGNTMVISYFVTGQLVMAVSIGSIEVITKIALYYFHERIWETATKVKRDEPKEEFA from the coding sequence ATGATCCTAGATCAGCCTATCAAAAAATTCTTTATCAACAAAAATGGCCGAGACAGTAATGTAAAAAGCCTGGCAAAATCCATCTCCTGGAGAGCAGTAGGTAACACCATGGTGATCTCCTATTTTGTGACAGGACAATTGGTCATGGCTGTTTCTATCGGTTCCATAGAAGTGATCACTAAAATAGCACTGTATTATTTCCATGAAAGAATTTGGGAAACTGCTACTAAAGTAAAAAGAGATGAGCCTAAAGAAGAATTTGCCTAA
- a CDS encoding ABC-F family ATP-binding cassette domain-containing protein yields MNYLSVENLSKSFGERVLYQNISFGIDQGQKIALVGVNGAGKSTLMKIIMGLEVPDSGKVAINQQTKVSYVHQNPVFSGGLSIYQTIFEGSQNETLQVIEDYRKVLLEAESGKDTGDRLQRLMEKMDALQAWDYEHQIKEVLGKLGLHDLELQVGTLSGGQRKRVALAKAILEKPDLLLLDEPTNHLDLETIEWLEDYLSKANLSLFMVTHDRYFLEKVTNEILELDNGNIYRYQGNYGYFLEKKAERREIEMTEQEKAKSLYKKELEWIRRQPKARGTKAKYRIDAFEQTKEKAFQKREEREIELSVTTQRLGNKILEIEKLNKSYDGKPIVKDFNYIFKKGDKVGIVGPNGAGKTTFLNMLTGLIAPDSGSINLGQTTVFGYYRQEEDRFDEEKRLIDIVKEVAEVVTISGGSTITVSQFLNKFGFPPKQQHTPIAKLSGGERRRLQLLMVLIKSPNFLILDEPTNDLDIMTLNTLEEFLDTFPGCLVIVSHDRYFMDRLVDHLFVFEGEGRIKDFPGNYTDFREWEKEQKTLEKSEKAEKQVSAEPKPNAAKVKASFKEKKEFESLSVQMEALNSEKSQLVEQISSGTEDHEALVKWSQRIEEIEGKLEEMEMRWLELSELDGIE; encoded by the coding sequence ATGAATTACCTATCTGTAGAAAATCTAAGCAAGTCTTTTGGGGAGCGCGTACTTTATCAGAACATTTCTTTCGGCATTGACCAGGGGCAGAAGATAGCCTTGGTTGGGGTCAATGGGGCAGGAAAGTCTACTTTGATGAAAATCATTATGGGATTGGAAGTGCCCGATTCCGGTAAAGTAGCCATCAATCAGCAGACCAAAGTTTCCTATGTCCACCAAAATCCAGTTTTTTCGGGCGGTTTGAGCATTTATCAAACCATATTTGAGGGTAGCCAAAATGAAACGCTTCAGGTGATAGAAGATTACCGCAAGGTATTGTTGGAGGCAGAAAGTGGTAAGGATACAGGAGATCGGTTGCAGCGTTTGATGGAAAAAATGGATGCCTTACAGGCTTGGGATTATGAGCATCAGATCAAGGAAGTTTTGGGAAAACTGGGGCTTCATGATCTGGAACTTCAGGTAGGGACCTTAAGTGGGGGTCAAAGAAAACGGGTAGCATTGGCCAAAGCTATTTTGGAAAAGCCGGATCTGCTTTTGTTGGACGAACCTACCAATCATCTCGATCTAGAAACCATAGAATGGTTGGAAGATTACCTTTCTAAGGCCAATTTGTCCCTATTTATGGTTACCCACGACCGGTATTTTCTGGAGAAAGTGACCAATGAAATCCTTGAACTGGACAACGGGAATATTTACCGTTATCAAGGCAATTATGGGTATTTCCTGGAGAAAAAGGCTGAGCGCAGGGAAATAGAGATGACCGAACAGGAAAAAGCAAAGAGCCTTTATAAAAAAGAGCTGGAGTGGATCCGTCGGCAGCCCAAGGCCAGAGGTACCAAAGCCAAATATAGGATCGATGCTTTTGAACAGACCAAAGAAAAGGCCTTTCAAAAAAGGGAAGAGCGGGAGATTGAACTGAGTGTGACCACTCAAAGGCTGGGCAATAAAATTCTTGAAATTGAAAAGCTGAATAAATCCTATGATGGCAAGCCCATCGTGAAGGATTTCAACTATATTTTCAAAAAAGGGGACAAGGTGGGCATCGTGGGTCCTAATGGTGCCGGGAAAACCACCTTTTTGAATATGCTCACCGGTTTGATTGCCCCGGACAGCGGATCTATCAATCTGGGGCAGACTACTGTTTTTGGATATTACAGACAGGAGGAAGACAGGTTTGATGAGGAAAAAAGACTCATTGATATCGTCAAAGAAGTGGCTGAAGTGGTCACCATCTCAGGAGGTAGCACGATTACGGTTTCCCAATTCTTGAACAAATTCGGATTTCCGCCCAAGCAACAACATACGCCTATTGCCAAGTTAAGCGGAGGAGAAAGAAGGCGCTTGCAACTCCTCATGGTGCTGATAAAGAGTCCAAATTTTCTCATTCTCGATGAGCCTACCAATGATTTGGATATCATGACTTTGAATACCCTGGAGGAGTTTCTGGATACTTTTCCGGGATGCTTGGTCATTGTTTCCCACGATAGGTATTTTATGGACAGGTTGGTGGACCATTTGTTTGTTTTTGAAGGGGAGGGGAGGATCAAAGACTTCCCCGGCAATTACACGGACTTCAGGGAATGGGAAAAGGAGCAAAAAACACTGGAGAAAAGCGAAAAGGCAGAGAAACAGGTTTCTGCTGAACCTAAACCGAATGCTGCAAAAGTCAAGGCCAGTTTTAAGGAGAAAAAAGAATTTGAAAGTCTGAGTGTTCAGATGGAAGCACTGAACAGTGAAAAATCCCAGTTGGTGGAGCAGATTTCTTCAGGTACGGAAGACCATGAAGCCTTGGTGAAATGGTCCCAAAGAATTGAGGAAATAGAAGGCAAGCTCGAAGAAATGGAAATGCGTTGGCTGGAACTGAGCGAACTGGATGGGATTGAATAA
- a CDS encoding DNA alkylation repair protein, translating to MVHPPKAKEIIKCLEYLADPVKAKLLQGYFKTGKGEYGEGDKFLGVKVPEQRKIAGQFWRDVTLDDLKEPIQNPYHEVRLTAVFILVQKFQKSKSEEEKQAIVDFYLANKKFLNNWDLVDSSAHKILGPWLYDKDRSLLYELAHSGQLWVQRIAVISTFYFIDHDDFSDSLKIAEILLPHPHDIIHKAVGWMIREIGNRDYHTALQFLRQHYKNMPRTMLRFAIEKFEPETKHVFLKGTI from the coding sequence ATGGTCCATCCACCCAAAGCAAAAGAAATCATTAAATGTTTAGAATACCTGGCAGACCCAGTCAAAGCCAAATTGCTACAGGGATATTTCAAAACCGGTAAAGGCGAATACGGTGAAGGGGACAAATTCTTGGGCGTTAAAGTCCCCGAACAGAGAAAAATCGCAGGTCAATTTTGGAGAGATGTCACTTTGGATGATCTGAAAGAACCTATACAAAACCCTTACCATGAAGTCCGCCTGACCGCCGTTTTTATCTTGGTGCAGAAGTTTCAAAAGTCAAAATCAGAGGAAGAAAAACAGGCGATTGTTGATTTTTACCTTGCCAATAAAAAATTTCTCAATAATTGGGATTTGGTGGACAGTTCTGCCCATAAAATTCTAGGGCCTTGGCTTTACGACAAAGACAGGAGTCTGCTGTATGAACTTGCCCATTCCGGACAACTCTGGGTCCAACGGATTGCGGTAATCAGCACCTTCTATTTCATTGACCATGATGACTTTTCAGACAGCCTGAAAATCGCCGAGATCCTGCTTCCCCACCCACATGACATCATCCATAAAGCAGTCGGTTGGATGATCCGTGAAATAGGCAACCGGGATTATCACACTGCACTTCAATTTCTAAGACAGCACTATAAAAACATGCCAAGGACCATGTTAAGGTTCGCCATTGAAAAATTTGAGCCTGAAACGAAGCATGTATTTTTAAAGGGAACCATTTAA
- a CDS encoding RrF2 family transcriptional regulator codes for MLSKKTKYALHALTYLGKHRDQKTVLIQDIAEEYGISHKFLENILLELKKAGILGSKKGKGGGYYLIKDPKDVPLSKVIRLLEGPIALLPCVSLNYYEPCAECKDEAKCGLNKVMAEVRDETLKILENKTLSDILDKE; via the coding sequence ATGCTTTCAAAGAAAACCAAATACGCCCTTCATGCCCTCACCTATCTGGGCAAACACAGAGATCAAAAGACCGTATTGATCCAGGACATAGCTGAGGAATACGGCATTTCCCACAAATTTCTTGAAAACATCCTTTTAGAACTCAAAAAGGCGGGTATTCTAGGAAGTAAAAAAGGTAAAGGCGGAGGCTATTACCTGATCAAAGACCCCAAAGATGTCCCTTTGAGTAAAGTGATCCGATTATTGGAAGGCCCCATAGCCCTGCTCCCATGTGTTAGTCTGAATTACTATGAACCATGTGCAGAGTGTAAAGATGAGGCCAAATGTGGGCTCAATAAAGTGATGGCCGAGGTACGAGACGAAACACTTAAAATATTGGAAAACAAGACATTATCTGATATTTTAGATAAAGAATAA